In the Hordeum vulgare subsp. vulgare chromosome 7H, MorexV3_pseudomolecules_assembly, whole genome shotgun sequence genome, one interval contains:
- the LOC123408970 gene encoding CMP-sialic acid transporter 1: MQWYFVAALLTVLTSSQGIWTTLSQSNGKYKYDYATIPFLAEFFKLSVSSFFLWKECQSSSPPRMTKEWKSVRLYLVPSVIYLIHNNVQFATLTYVDPSTYQILGNLKIVTTGILFRLVLKRKLSNLQWMAIILLAVGTTTSQVKGCGDAPCDSVFSAPFQGYMLGILSACLSALAGVYTEYLMKKNSDSLYWQNVQLYTFGVIFNMGWLVYGDFKAGFEMGPWWQRLFNGYSITTWIVVFNLGSTGLLVSWLMKYSDNIVKVYSTSMAMLLTMVLSVYLFNVRATVQLFLGIVICIISLQMYFMPVHMLVELPQTLPATSK; the protein is encoded by the exons ATGCAGTGGTACTTCGTGGCGGCGCTCCTCACCGTCCTCACCAGCTCGCAG GGTATATGGACTACACTCTCTCAGAGCAATGGCAAGTATAAGTATGACTATGCGACCATTCCATTTCTTGCAGAATTCTTCAAG TTGTCAGTCTCGAGCTTCTTTCTTTGGAAAGAATGCCAGTCTTCATCACCACCAAGGATGACAAAGGAGTGGAAAAGTGTGCGACTATATCTTGTTCCTTCAGTCATATACCTCATCCACAACAATGTTCAGTTTGCGACCTTGACCTATGTTGATCCATCGACCTATCAGATATTGGGGAACCTGAAAATTGTTACAACTGGAATTTTGTTCAG GCTTGTCTTAAAGAGGAAATTATCAAATCTACAATGGATGGCAATTATTTTACTGGCTGTGGGAACTACTACAAGCCAG GTCAAAGGATGTGGAGATGCACCATGTGATTCGGTTTTCTCAGCACCATTCCAGGGTTACATGCTTGggatactttctgcttgtctttctgCACTAGCTGGAGTCTACACTGAGTACTTGATGAAGAAGAATAGTGATAGTCTGTACTGGCAAAATGTACAATTATATAC GTTTGGAGTTATCTTCAACATGGGTTGGCTTGTCTATGGTGACTTCAAGGCTGGGTTTGAGATGGGTCCATGGTGGCAGCGCCTTTTTAATGGCTATTCCATCACAACATGGATAGTTGTGTTCAACTTAGGGTCTACCGGTCTGCTAGTCTCATGGCTGATGAAGTATTCAGACAACATTGTGAAG GTGTACTCAACTTCAATGGCCATGCTTTTAACAATGGTTTTGTCTGTATATCTTTTCAATGTGAGAGCTACAGTTCAG CTTTTCTTGGGCATTGTCATCTGCATAATTTCCCTACAGATGTATTTTATGCCTGTACACATGCTTGTTGAGTTGCCACAAACATTGCCGGCTACATCGAAGTAG